A window of Fragaria vesca subsp. vesca linkage group LG7, FraVesHawaii_1.0, whole genome shotgun sequence contains these coding sequences:
- the LOC101304910 gene encoding uncharacterized protein LOC101304910 produces MEVEFEARVKPLEYKVKAMSRESPSQKAGNVLDADLRSHWSTATNTKEWILLELNEPCLLSHIRIYNKSVLEWEISVGLRYKPETFVKVRPRCEAPRRDMVYPTNYTPCRYVRISCLRGNPIAIFFIQLIGVSVTGLEPEFQPVVNHLLPSIISHKQDANDMHLQLLKDMASRLLVFLPQLEADLNSFADAAELNLRFLAMLAGPFYPILDLGKERHVLVLCLPHCAFRNSAFNDCMGVIDDV; encoded by the exons ATGGAGGTCGAGTTCGAAGCTCGAGTGAAGCCTCTGGAGTACAAAGTGAAGGCAATGTCACGTGAGTCCCCGTCGCAGAAAGCCGGTAACGTGCTCGACGCCGACCTCCGCTCTCACTGGTCCACCGCCACCAACACCAAGGAGTGGATCCTCCTCGAACTCAAC GAGCCTTGCTTGTTATCTCACATCAGAATCTACAACAAGTCCGTCCTCGAATGGGAAATCTCCGTCGGCTTGCGTTACAAG CCAGAGACATTTGTGAAGGTTCGGCCACGCTGTGAAGCGCCGCGGCGGGATATGGTGTATCCTACAAACTACACCCCGTGCCGCTATGTTCGGATATCTTGCTTGAGGGGGAATCCCATTGCCATTTTCTTCATACAG CTTATTGGGGTTTCAGTAACTGGACTGGAACCAGAATTTCAACCAGTTGTTAATCACTTGTTGCCATCAATTATATCTCACAAACAAGATGCCAATGATATGCATCTTCAG TTGCTTAAAGACATGGCAAGTCGATTGCTTGTGTTCCTTCCCCAACTTGAG GCAGATCTTAATAGTTTCGCGGATGCTGCTGAACTGAACTTGCGCTTTCTTGCTATGCTTGCTGGCCCATTTTATCCAATACTGGATCTTGGGAAAGAAAGGCATGTACTTGTTTTATGTCTTCCTCACTGCGCTTTCCGAAATTCAGCTTTCAATGATTGCATGGGTGTTATTGATGATGTCTAG